In the Klebsiella aerogenes KCTC 2190 genome, one interval contains:
- a CDS encoding DUF1481 domain-containing protein, which translates to MSSFNEGAFKPLLSNWRRTLTLAGALLLTACSHDSSLPPFTASGYADNQGAMRIWRKDAGDEVHLLAAFSPWHRGDTSTSEYRWQDGQLTLIELNVYGKPPEHIRARFDAQGELSFMQREVDGEKQQLSNDQVALYRYRAQQIRETSDALRQGRVVLRQGRWHADRTVTTCEGQTVKPDLDERALAHIERRQNHSSVEVSVAWLEAPEGAQLLLVANENFCTWQPSEKSF; encoded by the coding sequence GTGTCCAGTTTTAACGAAGGGGCTTTTAAGCCCCTTTTGTCTAACTGGCGTCGCACGCTGACGCTGGCAGGCGCGCTATTGCTCACTGCCTGCAGTCACGATTCTTCTCTTCCTCCTTTCACCGCCAGCGGCTACGCCGATAACCAGGGCGCCATGCGCATCTGGCGCAAAGATGCCGGCGATGAAGTGCACCTGCTTGCCGCCTTTAGTCCGTGGCACCGCGGCGACACCTCAACCAGCGAGTACCGCTGGCAGGATGGCCAACTAACGCTTATTGAGCTCAACGTATACGGTAAACCGCCGGAACATATTCGCGCCCGCTTTGACGCCCAGGGCGAGCTAAGCTTTATGCAGCGTGAAGTAGATGGTGAAAAACAGCAGCTTTCGAACGACCAAGTCGCGCTGTACCGCTATCGGGCGCAGCAAATCCGCGAAACCAGTGACGCCTTGCGTCAAGGACGGGTGGTATTACGTCAGGGGCGCTGGCATGCCGATCGTACCGTGACTACCTGTGAAGGCCAGACCGTGAAGCCTGACCTTGATGAGCGGGCATTAGCGCATATTGAACGCCGCCAGAATCACTCCTCCGTAGAAGTGAGCGTGGCGTGGCTGGAAGCACCGGAAGGCGCTCAGCTGCTGCTGGTGGCTAACGAAAACTTCTGTACCTGGCAGCCGAGCGAAAAATCGTTCTGA
- a CDS encoding YjaG family protein encodes MLQNPIHLRLEKLESWQHVTFMACLCERMYPNYAMFCKQTEFGDGQLYRRILDLIWETLTVKDAKVNFDSQLEKLEEAIPSADDYDMYGVYPAIDACVALSELIHSRLSGETLEHAIEVSKTSITTVAMLEMTQEGREMTDEELRANPAVEQEWDIQWEIFRLLADCEERDLELIKGLRADLREAGESNIGINFQQ; translated from the coding sequence ATGTTACAAAACCCGATTCACCTGCGCCTGGAGAAACTGGAGAGCTGGCAGCACGTCACCTTTATGGCCTGCCTGTGCGAGCGTATGTACCCTAACTACGCCATGTTCTGCAAGCAAACCGAGTTCGGCGACGGCCAGTTATATCGTCGTATCCTTGACCTGATCTGGGAAACGCTGACGGTAAAAGATGCGAAGGTGAATTTCGACAGTCAGCTGGAAAAGCTGGAAGAGGCGATTCCGTCCGCGGATGACTACGACATGTACGGCGTCTATCCGGCTATCGATGCCTGCGTCGCGCTGAGCGAATTAATCCACTCACGCCTGAGCGGTGAAACGCTGGAACATGCTATCGAGGTCAGTAAGACTTCTATTACTACCGTCGCGATGCTGGAAATGACTCAGGAAGGTCGCGAAATGACCGATGAAGAGCTCAGAGCCAACCCGGCGGTTGAACAAGAATGGGACATTCAGTGGGAGATTTTCCGCCTGTTGGCCGACTGCGAAGAACGCGATCTTGAACTGATTAAAGGGCTGCGTGCAGACCTGCGAGAGGCCGGCGAGAGCAATATTGGTATAAATTTTCAGCAATGA
- the nudC gene encoding NAD(+) diphosphatase: MDRIIEKLDRGWWIVSHEQKLWLPAGELPHGEAVNFDLVGERALHLGEWQGEAVWLVRQDRRRDMGSLRQVLDQDPGLFQLAGRGIQLAEFYRSHKFCGYCGHPMHVSKTEWAMLCGHCRERYYPQIAPCIIVAIRRDDSILLAQHTRHRNGVHTVLAGFVEVGETLEQAVAREVMEESGIKVKNLRYVTSQPWPFPQSLMTAFMAEYDSGDIVVDKKELLSAEWYRYDDLPLLPPSGTVARRLIEDTVAMCRAEYE; encoded by the coding sequence ATGGATCGTATTATTGAAAAATTAGATCGCGGCTGGTGGATCGTCAGTCACGAACAAAAATTATGGCTTCCCGCAGGGGAATTACCACATGGCGAAGCGGTAAATTTTGATCTTGTCGGTGAACGCGCGCTACATCTCGGCGAGTGGCAAGGCGAAGCGGTGTGGCTGGTGCGTCAGGATCGTCGCCGTGATATGGGATCGCTGCGCCAGGTATTGGATCAGGATCCTGGGCTTTTCCAGTTAGCAGGGCGCGGGATCCAGTTGGCCGAGTTTTATCGATCGCATAAATTCTGCGGCTACTGCGGTCACCCGATGCATGTCAGTAAAACCGAGTGGGCGATGCTGTGCGGCCACTGCCGCGAGCGCTATTATCCGCAAATTGCCCCCTGCATTATCGTTGCCATTCGTCGCGACGATTCAATTCTGCTGGCACAGCATACCCGCCATCGTAATGGTGTCCATACGGTGTTGGCCGGGTTTGTCGAAGTGGGTGAAACCCTTGAGCAGGCGGTCGCCCGCGAAGTGATGGAAGAGAGCGGTATTAAGGTGAAAAACCTGCGCTATGTGACCTCCCAGCCGTGGCCCTTCCCGCAATCATTGATGACCGCCTTTATGGCTGAATACGATAGCGGCGATATTGTCGTGGATAAGAAAGAGCTGCTGAGCGCAGAGTGGTATCGCTATGACGATTTGCCGCTACTGCCGCCGTCGGGCACGGTGGCGCGACGCCTGATCGAAGATACGGTGGCGATGTGTCGGGCAGAGTACGAGTGA
- the hemE gene encoding uroporphyrinogen decarboxylase, whose translation MTELKNDRYLRALLRQPVDVTPVWMMRQAGRYLPEYKATRAQAGDFMSLCKNAELACEVTLQPLRRYPLDAAILFSDILTIPDAMGLGLYFEAGEGPRFTSPVKCKADVDKLPVPDPEQELGYVMNAVRTIRRELKGEVPLIGFSGSPWTLATYMVEGGSSKAFTVIKKMMYAEPQALHALLDKLAKSVTLYLNAQIKAGAQSVMIFDTWGGVLTGRDYQQFSLYYMHKIVDGLLRENEGRRVPVTLFTKGGGQWLEAMAETGCDALGLDWTTDIADARRRVGHKVALQGNMDPSMLYAPAARIEDEVANILAGFGQGEGHVFNLGHGIHQDVDPQHAGVFVEAVHRLSAQYHQ comes from the coding sequence ATGACCGAACTGAAAAACGATCGTTACCTGCGCGCGCTGCTGCGCCAGCCGGTTGATGTCACCCCGGTGTGGATGATGCGCCAGGCGGGCCGCTATCTCCCGGAATACAAAGCCACCCGCGCGCAAGCGGGCGATTTCATGTCGCTGTGTAAAAATGCCGAGCTGGCCTGCGAAGTAACGCTACAGCCGCTGCGCCGTTACCCGCTGGATGCGGCGATCCTCTTTTCGGACATCCTGACGATTCCGGATGCGATGGGGCTGGGGCTGTACTTTGAAGCTGGCGAAGGCCCGCGCTTCACCTCGCCGGTGAAATGCAAAGCCGACGTCGACAAACTGCCGGTGCCGGACCCGGAACAAGAATTAGGCTACGTGATGAACGCCGTGCGCACCATTCGCCGTGAACTGAAAGGCGAAGTACCGCTGATTGGTTTTTCCGGCAGCCCGTGGACGCTGGCGACCTATATGGTCGAAGGCGGCAGCAGCAAAGCCTTTACCGTCATCAAAAAGATGATGTACGCCGAACCGCAGGCGCTGCACGCGCTGCTGGATAAGCTGGCGAAAAGCGTCACCCTGTATCTGAACGCGCAGATCAAAGCGGGCGCGCAGTCGGTGATGATTTTCGACACCTGGGGCGGCGTGTTGACCGGCCGCGACTATCAGCAGTTCTCGCTCTACTATATGCATAAAATCGTCGATGGCCTGCTGCGGGAAAACGAAGGCCGTCGCGTACCGGTAACGCTGTTCACCAAAGGCGGCGGACAATGGCTGGAAGCGATGGCGGAGACCGGCTGCGATGCGCTGGGTCTCGACTGGACCACCGATATTGCCGATGCTCGCCGTCGCGTAGGCCACAAAGTGGCGCTGCAGGGCAATATGGACCCGTCGATGCTTTATGCCCCTGCCGCCCGCATTGAAGACGAAGTGGCGAACATTCTCGCCGGCTTCGGCCAGGGCGAAGGCCATGTCTTTAACCTTGGCCACGGCATCCATCAGGACGTCGACCCACAGCATGCAGGAGTCTTTGTTGAGGCGGTGCATCGTCTCTCCGCGCAATATCACCAATAG
- the zraP gene encoding zinc resistance sensor/chaperone ZraP, translated as MKRKPTLSLIFAAIAALTFGSNAAWAGHHWGYNNGMGAQGYSQLTQEQQATVQKLHDNYYAQTSALRQQLQSKRYEYNALLTAQKPESGKIEAVAKEMETLSQQLDQQRVKFDIALAEAGVPRGAGMGYGGCRGNGGGHMGMNHW; from the coding sequence ATGAAACGGAAACCGACTTTATCCCTCATCTTCGCGGCGATTGCCGCACTGACCTTTGGCAGTAACGCGGCCTGGGCTGGACATCACTGGGGCTACAATAACGGAATGGGCGCGCAGGGTTACAGCCAGCTCACCCAGGAACAGCAAGCGACCGTACAGAAGCTACATGACAATTACTATGCGCAGACCAGCGCCCTGCGCCAGCAGCTGCAGTCCAAACGCTACGAGTACAATGCGCTGCTCACCGCGCAGAAACCGGAAAGCGGAAAAATTGAGGCTGTGGCGAAGGAAATGGAAACATTAAGCCAGCAGCTGGATCAGCAGCGGGTAAAATTTGATATCGCCCTGGCTGAAGCAGGCGTTCCTCGCGGCGCGGGTATGGGTTACGGCGGCTGCCGCGGTAATGGCGGTGGTCATATGGGCATGAACCACTGGTAA
- a CDS encoding Rsd/AlgQ family anti-sigma factor, translating to MLNQLENLTERVGGNNKLVDRWLLVRKHLLVAYYNLVGLKPGKESFMRLNEKALDDFCQSLVDYLSSGHFNIYERIIGEMEGSTPLLAATKIYPQLEANTQQMMDYYDTCLENAIDHDNYLEFQQALSDIGESLEARFALEDKLLALVVAHDQKDNVGDNIAPTA from the coding sequence ATGTTAAACCAGCTGGAAAACCTGACGGAACGTGTTGGAGGCAATAACAAACTGGTCGATCGCTGGCTGCTTGTGCGTAAGCATTTGCTCGTGGCTTACTACAACCTGGTTGGCCTGAAACCCGGCAAAGAATCCTTTATGCGGCTTAATGAAAAGGCGCTGGATGACTTTTGCCAAAGCCTGGTGGATTACCTCTCATCCGGTCATTTTAATATTTATGAACGTATTATCGGAGAAATGGAAGGGAGTACCCCTCTTTTAGCCGCCACCAAAATCTACCCGCAGCTGGAAGCCAATACCCAGCAGATGATGGACTACTACGATACCTGCCTCGAAAACGCCATCGATCATGATAACTATCTCGAATTTCAGCAGGCGCTGTCAGATATCGGCGAATCGTTGGAGGCGCGCTTCGCGCTTGAGGACAAGCTGCTGGCGCTGGTCGTCGCTCACGATCAGAAAGACAACGTTGGCGACAATATCGCGCCGACCGCTTGA
- the nfi gene encoding deoxyribonuclease V (cleaves DNA at apurinic or apyrimidinic sites), whose product MDLAALRTQQQSLAASVERADRLDRDPPVLIGGADVGFEQEGEITRAAMVLLTYPGLELVEYQVARVATTMPYIPGFLSFRETPALLAAWQQLSQKPDLLFVDGHGISHPRRLGVASHFGLMVDVPTIGVAKKRLCGKFEPLGAEPGALAPLIDKGDQLAWVWRSKARCNPLFISTGHRVGIDSALMWVERCMQGYRLPEPTRWADAVASRRPSFVRWQANHG is encoded by the coding sequence ATGGATTTAGCTGCGCTACGGACCCAACAGCAATCTTTAGCCGCATCGGTAGAACGTGCGGACCGATTGGATCGCGACCCGCCGGTGCTGATCGGCGGCGCCGATGTGGGGTTTGAGCAGGAGGGGGAAATTACCCGGGCTGCAATGGTGCTGCTAACTTATCCGGGGCTTGAGCTGGTGGAATATCAGGTGGCGCGCGTCGCCACCACGATGCCGTACATCCCCGGCTTTCTCTCCTTTCGTGAGACCCCCGCGCTGCTGGCGGCGTGGCAACAGCTATCGCAAAAGCCCGATCTGTTGTTCGTCGACGGGCACGGTATTTCACATCCCCGGCGGCTTGGCGTCGCCAGCCATTTTGGCCTGATGGTTGATGTGCCAACGATTGGCGTAGCGAAAAAACGTTTATGCGGCAAGTTTGAACCGCTTGGCGCTGAGCCCGGCGCGCTGGCGCCATTAATCGACAAAGGCGATCAGCTGGCCTGGGTCTGGCGCAGCAAAGCACGCTGCAACCCGTTGTTTATCAGTACGGGCCACCGCGTGGGTATCGATAGCGCGTTAATGTGGGTGGAACGTTGTATGCAGGGCTATCGTCTACCCGAGCCGACGCGCTGGGCCGATGCCGTGGCATCCCGTCGGCCTTCCTTTGTGCGTTGGCAAGCAAATCACGGCTGA
- the hupA gene encoding nucleoid-associated protein HU-alpha, producing MNKTQLIDVIADKADLSKAQAKAALESTLAAITESLKEGDAVQLVGFGTFKVNHRAERTGRNPQTGKEIKIAAANVPAFVSGKALKDAVK from the coding sequence ATGAACAAGACTCAACTGATTGATGTAATTGCGGACAAAGCTGACCTGTCTAAAGCACAGGCAAAAGCTGCCCTGGAATCCACCCTGGCTGCAATTACCGAGTCTCTGAAAGAAGGTGATGCTGTTCAACTGGTTGGTTTCGGTACCTTCAAAGTGAACCACCGTGCTGAGCGTACTGGCCGCAACCCGCAGACCGGTAAAGAAATCAAAATCGCTGCAGCTAACGTGCCAGCATTTGTTTCTGGCAAAGCGCTGAAAGACGCAGTCAAGTAA